One stretch of Petroclostridium xylanilyticum DNA includes these proteins:
- a CDS encoding aldose 1-epimerase family protein, translating to MAKLYGKQFTKQELMKRIGDISQVAGAKQYVLASGKAKGVHAIDVKTGSGFSFTVLPDRGMDIAWAEYKGMALGFISKTGVVSPAYYEEPGLGFLRNFFAGLLTTCGLTYMGAPCNDEGQNLGLHGRVSNIPAEDVAVYNEWIDDEFIIKIRGKVRESRVFGENITLTREITAKLGENKLHIKDTVENCGFNEQPLMLLYHCNFGYPVVSTETILVTPEATVRARDAEAQKGIQSYNVFQEPTHGYREQVFYHDITADANGTTYACLFNKALGSGGMGAYVKFNKYQLPYLIEWKQMGEGDYVVGLEPGTWYPEGRAEARKRGELLFICPGEVKEFEIEIGVIESEKELDSIQSERAG from the coding sequence ATGGCAAAATTGTATGGAAAGCAATTCACAAAACAAGAGCTGATGAAACGAATAGGTGATATTTCGCAGGTAGCAGGTGCCAAACAATATGTATTGGCATCCGGGAAAGCAAAAGGTGTACATGCAATTGATGTCAAGACCGGTTCAGGATTTAGCTTTACAGTTTTACCGGACAGGGGCATGGATATTGCATGGGCTGAATATAAAGGGATGGCTTTAGGATTTATTTCGAAGACAGGTGTTGTTTCACCCGCTTATTATGAGGAGCCTGGACTGGGATTTTTAAGAAATTTTTTTGCAGGTTTATTGACTACCTGTGGACTGACGTATATGGGGGCTCCGTGTAATGATGAAGGGCAAAACCTTGGACTGCATGGGCGTGTTAGTAATATTCCTGCAGAAGACGTAGCGGTGTATAATGAGTGGATAGATGATGAGTTTATTATTAAAATTCGAGGCAAGGTAAGGGAAAGCCGGGTATTTGGGGAAAACATCACGTTGACCAGGGAGATTACTGCCAAGCTGGGTGAGAACAAATTACATATTAAAGATACTGTAGAGAATTGCGGGTTTAATGAACAACCTCTTATGCTGCTTTACCACTGTAACTTTGGATATCCTGTTGTAAGTACTGAAACAATATTAGTAACACCTGAGGCAACTGTGAGAGCAAGAGATGCAGAAGCGCAGAAAGGAATACAAAGTTATAATGTATTTCAGGAACCTACTCATGGTTATAGAGAACAGGTATTTTATCATGACATAACAGCAGATGCAAACGGTACAACCTATGCATGCTTATTTAATAAAGCTTTAGGGAGCGGGGGAATGGGTGCTTATGTAAAATTTAACAAGTACCAGCTTCCTTATCTGATAGAATGGAAGCAAATGGGCGAAGGAGATTATGTGGTAGGCCTCGAACCCGGCACATGGTATCCCGAAGGCAGGGCCGAAGCCCGCAAACGCGGTGAGTTACTATTTATCTGCCCGGGAGAAGTGAAGGAATTTGAAATAGAGATTGGTGTCATTGAGAGTGAAAAAGAATTAGATTCAATACAAAGTGAAAGAGCTGGGTAA
- a CDS encoding ATP-binding protein — protein sequence MTDEKNVISLHYEVDGEDFSLAGEASSNVKRILKQLGVSPEIIRRVSIAMYEGEMNMVIHANGGIADVEITPEQIKVVLQDDGPGIPDIELAMQEGYSTAPDNIRELGFGAGMGLPNMKKYTDYLDIISEVGKGTKVEMIVKVK from the coding sequence ATGACAGATGAAAAGAATGTAATCTCTTTACATTATGAGGTAGATGGAGAAGATTTTTCGTTAGCAGGAGAAGCGTCAAGCAATGTGAAAAGGATACTGAAGCAATTAGGGGTTAGTCCTGAAATCATTCGAAGAGTTTCTATTGCTATGTATGAAGGTGAAATGAATATGGTGATTCATGCAAATGGTGGAATTGCTGACGTTGAAATTACCCCTGAACAAATAAAAGTAGTTCTTCAGGATGACGGACCTGGTATTCCTGATATTGAACTAGCAATGCAGGAAGGTTACTCCACCGCTCCCGACAATATAAGAGAGTTGGGATTCGGAGCGGGAATGGGCCTGCCAAATATGAAAAAATATACTGACTATTTAGACATTATTTCTGAAGTAGGAAAAGGCACAAAAGTTGAGATGATAGTTAAAGTAAAATAA
- a CDS encoding class II fructose-bisphosphate aldolase, whose product MALVTLKEILKDADEKKYAVGLFNTINLEMVRAIIGAAEQEKSPVIIGLAEVHIPYGSLETLAPIMVKAAKEAKVPVAVHFDHGMTFELIVKAMHLGFTSVMFDGSTLPYEENIATTAEYVKIAKVFGASVEAELGHVGGAEGGGDDSYESHYTNLEQAADFVARTGIDALAVAIGTAHGEYRTKPKLDLKRLKDIKARVNVPLVLHGGSGLSDDDFRNCIRNGISKINIFTDMSLSAVNTLRTELGYLSDSDDYATAKNKKEFIVETVTRKVMEELNMIPVKKVHYPNLINATVEGIKKEVVKKIRLFGSSNKA is encoded by the coding sequence ATGGCATTAGTAACGTTGAAAGAAATTTTAAAAGATGCGGATGAAAAGAAATATGCTGTTGGTTTGTTCAACACCATCAACTTAGAAATGGTAAGAGCAATCATTGGAGCGGCAGAACAAGAAAAATCTCCGGTAATTATAGGCCTTGCAGAAGTTCATATTCCTTACGGGTCTCTGGAAACCCTGGCACCTATCATGGTAAAAGCAGCAAAGGAGGCCAAAGTTCCTGTAGCTGTCCACTTTGATCACGGCATGACTTTTGAACTGATTGTTAAAGCTATGCACCTAGGTTTTACTTCAGTTATGTTTGATGGCTCTACGCTTCCGTATGAAGAAAATATTGCAACGACTGCAGAGTACGTAAAAATAGCAAAAGTTTTTGGTGCATCGGTAGAGGCAGAATTAGGTCATGTAGGTGGAGCGGAAGGTGGGGGTGACGATAGTTATGAATCCCATTATACTAATTTAGAACAAGCTGCTGATTTTGTTGCAAGGACGGGTATTGATGCGCTTGCTGTTGCTATTGGGACTGCTCATGGAGAATATAGAACCAAGCCTAAATTGGATTTAAAGAGGTTAAAGGATATAAAGGCAAGGGTTAATGTGCCATTGGTATTACATGGTGGTTCTGGCTTATCTGATGATGATTTCAGAAATTGTATAAGAAATGGTATTAGTAAAATTAATATTTTTACTGATATGTCCTTATCTGCTGTAAACACACTAAGGACAGAGTTAGGCTATTTGAGCGATAGTGATGATTATGCAACAGCTAAAAATAAAAAAGAATTTATTGTTGAAACAGTTACAAGAAAAGTTATGGAAGAACTCAATATGATTCCTGTAAAGAAAGTACATTACCCTAATCTTATCAATGCAACAGTAGAAGGTATAAAAAAAGAAGTTGTAAAAAAGATAAGATTGTTTGGCAGTAGTAATAAGGCATGA
- the nuoF gene encoding NADH-quinone oxidoreductase subunit NuoF, protein MELVRSHVLVCGGTGCTSSGCEKIIKEMEEQLKKNNIEKEIKVVKTGCFGLCALGPIVIVYPEGAFYSMVKPEDVQEIVQEHLLKGRIVKRLLYKETIQDDNTVKSLNQVDFYKKQMRVALRNCGVINPENIDEYIAFDGYKALGKVLTEMTPEQVIDVVKKSGLRGRGGGGFPTGLKWEFTAKAQGDQKYVCCNADEGDPGAFMDRSVLEGDPHSVIEAMAIAGYAVGANQGYIYIRAEYPIAVKRLEIAISQAKEYGLLGKNIFGTDFSFDLELRLGAGAFVCGEETALMTSIEGHRGEPRPRPPFPAIKGLWAKPTLLNNVETYANIPEIILKGPEWFASIGTEKSKGTKVFALGGKINNTGLVEIPMGTTLREIVEEIGGGVPNGKKFKAAQTGGPSGGCIPADLIDTPIDYDSLISIGSMMGSGGLIVMDEDTCMVDIAKFFLEFTVDESCGKCSPCRIGTKRMLEILEKITNGNGTMEDIENLETLCKNVKASALCGLGQTAPNPILSTLRYFRDEYIAHVQDKKCPAGVCKSLLVYTIDAKLCKGCGICAKQCPVSAISGERKNPYKIDTEKCIKCGVCMEKCPFKAIFKNH, encoded by the coding sequence ATGGAATTGGTAAGATCTCATGTTTTAGTCTGTGGCGGTACGGGATGTACTTCTTCAGGCTGTGAAAAGATAATAAAGGAAATGGAAGAACAACTTAAAAAGAATAACATAGAAAAAGAGATAAAAGTGGTTAAAACGGGATGTTTCGGTTTATGTGCTTTAGGTCCAATTGTTATTGTATATCCGGAAGGTGCTTTTTATAGCATGGTTAAACCTGAAGATGTACAAGAAATAGTACAAGAGCACTTACTAAAAGGCCGTATTGTAAAGAGGCTCTTATATAAAGAAACAATACAGGACGACAATACTGTTAAGTCTTTAAATCAGGTAGATTTCTATAAAAAACAAATGCGTGTCGCATTAAGAAACTGCGGTGTTATTAATCCGGAAAATATTGATGAATATATTGCATTTGATGGTTATAAAGCTCTGGGCAAAGTATTGACTGAAATGACTCCGGAACAGGTTATTGACGTTGTGAAAAAATCCGGCCTTCGCGGTAGAGGAGGCGGCGGTTTCCCAACAGGACTTAAATGGGAATTCACAGCCAAGGCACAAGGAGACCAGAAATACGTATGTTGTAATGCTGACGAGGGTGACCCGGGAGCATTCATGGACAGAAGCGTGTTGGAAGGTGACCCGCACAGTGTAATAGAAGCAATGGCAATCGCAGGATATGCTGTTGGAGCAAACCAGGGATATATATATATCAGAGCTGAATATCCAATAGCCGTTAAAAGATTGGAAATTGCTATTAGCCAGGCAAAAGAATACGGCTTGTTAGGTAAAAATATTTTTGGTACCGATTTTAGCTTTGACCTTGAATTAAGATTAGGTGCCGGTGCATTCGTATGTGGCGAGGAAACTGCACTTATGACCTCCATAGAAGGACATAGAGGGGAGCCAAGGCCAAGGCCGCCATTCCCTGCTATAAAGGGTTTATGGGCTAAACCAACTTTATTAAATAACGTTGAAACTTATGCTAATATTCCAGAGATCATATTAAAAGGTCCGGAGTGGTTTGCAAGTATCGGTACCGAAAAAAGCAAAGGTACAAAGGTATTTGCCTTAGGTGGTAAAATTAACAATACCGGGTTGGTAGAAATTCCTATGGGTACAACCCTCAGGGAAATTGTTGAAGAAATCGGCGGCGGAGTTCCTAATGGAAAGAAATTTAAAGCTGCTCAGACCGGTGGACCTTCCGGTGGATGTATTCCGGCAGATTTGATTGATACGCCTATTGATTATGACTCACTTATTAGCATTGGTTCCATGATGGGTTCCGGTGGTTTAATTGTAATGGATGAGGACACCTGTATGGTAGATATTGCAAAGTTCTTCCTGGAATTTACCGTTGATGAATCTTGCGGTAAATGTTCTCCATGTAGAATTGGAACCAAGAGAATGCTGGAGATACTGGAAAAGATCACTAATGGTAACGGAACGATGGAGGATATCGAGAATCTTGAAACATTGTGTAAGAATGTTAAAGCTTCTGCTTTGTGTGGTCTTGGACAGACAGCTCCAAACCCAATACTCAGTACTTTAAGGTATTTTAGAGATGAGTATATTGCACACGTACAAGATAAAAAATGCCCTGCCGGAGTATGTAAATCACTCTTGGTTTACACCATCGATGCAAAATTATGTAAAGGCTGTGGAATATGCGCAAAACAATGTCCTGTAAGTGCAATCAGCGGAGAAAGAAAGAATCCATATAAGATAGATACAGAAAAATGTATTAAATGTGGTGTATGTATGGAAAAATGCCCATTTAAGGCAATATTCAAAAACCACTAA
- a CDS encoding PHP domain-containing protein, which translates to MKYFIDLHIHSALSPCADDDMTPNNIVNMAILKKLDFIAITDHNATGNVQAAIECARGKDIIVIPGMEVQSSEEVHMVCLFPTVQAANQMEQLVQQHLPKLDNRPDIFGYQILYDTNDEFVGYNNKLLVTATSLSINAIKNEVEKLGGVTIPSHIDRKSFSIIANLGFIPEELEFSTVEISKCTDRDKFLRENPDIGRYTIISNSDAHHLYDISEADESIEMADKTIDCLLNFLRNKKSIF; encoded by the coding sequence ATGAAATACTTTATAGACCTTCATATCCACTCCGCATTGTCACCCTGTGCTGATGACGATATGACGCCTAATAATATTGTAAACATGGCGATATTAAAAAAATTGGATTTTATTGCCATTACTGATCATAATGCGACAGGTAATGTACAGGCGGCAATTGAATGTGCACGGGGAAAGGATATCATCGTAATACCCGGAATGGAAGTACAATCGAGTGAAGAAGTTCATATGGTATGTTTGTTTCCAACTGTCCAAGCTGCAAATCAAATGGAACAATTAGTACAGCAGCATTTGCCGAAGCTGGACAATAGACCTGATATCTTTGGGTACCAGATATTATATGATACTAATGATGAATTTGTAGGATATAACAATAAATTACTGGTAACTGCCACTTCATTATCTATAAATGCAATTAAAAATGAAGTTGAAAAATTGGGAGGAGTTACCATCCCTTCTCATATTGACCGTAAATCATTTAGTATTATTGCGAACCTTGGTTTTATTCCGGAAGAACTGGAATTTTCTACAGTGGAAATATCAAAATGCACTGATAGAGATAAATTCCTAAGAGAGAATCCTGATATTGGAAGATACACAATTATTAGCAATTCCGATGCCCATCACCTGTATGATATATCTGAAGCGGATGAATCAATTGAGATGGCAGATAAAACGATTGACTGTCTTTTAAATTTTCTTCGTAATAAAAAATCTATATTTTAG
- a CDS encoding DRTGG domain-containing protein, translating into MMTVKELVHQFNLKIVAGGEDMEKEVQGCYICDLLSWVMTHAQKGNIWITVQTNVNIIAVAVLTEVACIIIPEDIEIDAQTIAKANQQNIPVLSSSLNSFQLASILKDFI; encoded by the coding sequence ATGATGACTGTAAAAGAATTAGTTCATCAATTTAATTTGAAAATTGTTGCAGGTGGAGAAGATATGGAAAAAGAGGTCCAGGGCTGTTATATATGTGACCTTTTAAGTTGGGTTATGACTCATGCGCAGAAAGGTAACATATGGATAACGGTACAGACCAATGTTAACATTATAGCAGTAGCAGTGTTAACTGAAGTAGCCTGTATTATTATTCCGGAGGATATAGAAATTGATGCGCAGACAATTGCAAAAGCAAACCAACAAAACATACCAGTACTTTCTTCATCGTTAAATTCATTTCAATTAGCGTCTATACTTAAGGATTTCATATGA
- a CDS encoding ATP-binding protein, with protein MRELSLHILDIVQNSISANATLIAIEVKEDLKQDILEFCITDNGKGMTQELLKTVSDPFVTTRSTRKVGLGISLLKSAAELCGGGVEISSEPGKGTKVKARFLHSHIDRAPLGNMVETVLTLVVCNPLIDFVYKHLVNENCFEFDTREIKQVIKEVDINNTEVVSWMKDCLTEGITSLYGGVS; from the coding sequence ATGAGAGAACTTTCGTTGCATATACTGGATATTGTACAAAATTCCATATCTGCTAATGCAACATTAATAGCAATAGAGGTTAAGGAAGATTTAAAACAAGATATTTTAGAGTTTTGTATAACTGATAATGGAAAGGGTATGACACAGGAATTATTAAAAACCGTATCTGACCCATTTGTAACTACAAGATCTACTCGCAAAGTCGGGTTAGGTATATCTTTACTAAAGTCTGCAGCTGAGTTGTGTGGTGGGGGAGTTGAAATCTCTTCTGAACCGGGCAAAGGCACTAAAGTAAAAGCGCGGTTTTTGCACAGCCATATTGACAGGGCACCTTTAGGAAATATGGTCGAAACGGTGTTAACCCTTGTTGTATGTAATCCGCTTATAGATTTTGTATATAAGCATCTAGTCAATGAAAATTGCTTTGAATTTGATACCCGTGAAATCAAGCAGGTAATTAAAGAAGTTGATATTAATAATACTGAAGTGGTTTCATGGATGAAGGACTGTTTAACTGAGGGAATAACAAGTTTATATGGAGGTGTATCATAA
- a CDS encoding [Fe-Fe] hydrogenase large subunit C-terminal domain-containing protein: MSQYFHSVTLDKERCKGCTNCIKRCPTEAIRVRNGKAKIIKERCIDCGECIRVCPYRAKKAITDPFETIFNYKYKVAIPAPSLYGQFKNVWDINVILTGLKRLGFDDVFEVAKAAEIVTLATKHLIASEKIQKPVISSACPAVVRLIRVKFPNLINNIVPVKSPMEVAARITKRAISKTMGLQHEEIGVFFITPCAAKVTSSKVPVGLDNSFVDGVISMKEVYLKLMPIINKIDNIETLSCAGINGICWANSGGESVALGSEQTIAVDGIHNVIKVLEELEDEKLTDIDFVELLACTGGCVGGPLTVENSFVAKNSVKKIAKLTTRHSLISKFDDFSEIDVSWTNPITYKPVMNLDSNMIEAMKKMETLEKIYHDLPGLDCGSCGAPSCRALAEDIVRGFANETDCIFKLREQVRMLAREMMELEGKMPPPFRKSEE; the protein is encoded by the coding sequence ATGTCTCAGTATTTTCATTCAGTTACCTTAGACAAAGAAAGGTGCAAAGGCTGCACTAATTGTATAAAGAGATGCCCTACTGAAGCGATAAGAGTAAGAAATGGGAAAGCGAAAATCATCAAAGAACGGTGTATTGATTGTGGGGAATGTATCAGGGTATGTCCCTATCGTGCCAAAAAGGCGATAACAGACCCATTTGAAACTATTTTTAACTATAAATACAAAGTTGCTATACCAGCTCCTTCATTATACGGGCAGTTTAAAAATGTATGGGATATCAATGTTATTCTTACCGGATTAAAGAGACTTGGGTTTGATGATGTATTTGAAGTTGCAAAAGCAGCTGAGATTGTAACCCTTGCTACTAAACACCTTATTGCTTCAGAAAAAATTCAGAAACCGGTTATTTCGTCTGCTTGTCCTGCAGTAGTAAGATTAATCAGGGTAAAATTTCCTAATCTTATAAATAATATCGTACCTGTTAAATCTCCTATGGAAGTTGCAGCAAGAATAACAAAACGTGCCATATCAAAAACGATGGGCTTGCAGCATGAAGAAATCGGTGTTTTTTTTATCACCCCGTGTGCTGCCAAAGTTACCAGTTCCAAAGTTCCGGTAGGATTGGATAATTCTTTTGTAGATGGCGTGATTTCTATGAAAGAAGTCTATTTAAAATTGATGCCTATTATTAATAAGATTGACAATATTGAGACATTATCCTGTGCCGGGATAAATGGGATATGTTGGGCCAATAGCGGTGGAGAAAGTGTAGCACTGGGAAGCGAACAAACCATAGCTGTAGATGGGATCCATAATGTTATCAAAGTATTGGAAGAGCTGGAAGATGAGAAATTAACCGATATAGATTTTGTTGAGTTGTTAGCATGTACTGGAGGATGCGTAGGCGGACCACTTACTGTAGAGAACAGTTTTGTAGCGAAAAATAGCGTAAAGAAAATAGCAAAATTAACTACTCGCCATTCCCTGATTAGCAAATTTGATGATTTTAGCGAAATAGATGTATCATGGACTAATCCAATAACTTATAAACCGGTTATGAATCTGGACAGCAATATGATAGAGGCAATGAAAAAAATGGAAACTCTTGAAAAAATCTATCACGATTTGCCCGGACTTGACTGTGGTTCATGTGGTGCACCCAGCTGTCGTGCACTTGCGGAAGATATTGTCAGAGGTTTTGCCAATGAAACGGACTGTATCTTTAAGCTAAGAGAACAGGTCAGAATGTTGGCAAGGGAAATGATGGAATTAGAGGGTAAAATGCCTCCGCCTTTTAGAAAAAGTGAAGAATGA
- a CDS encoding complex I 24 kDa subunit family protein, producing MSEQKCCSCVGTKEQEQKLYEVIEKHKDKKGALIPVLHEAQEIYGYLPLEVQKIISKGLNVPLTEIYGVVTFYTQFSLNPKGKYKIGVCLGTACYVKGAGPIIDKIKEKLGIDVGECTEDGKFSLDATRCIGACGLAPVLTINDDVYGRLSVDDIEGILEKY from the coding sequence ATGAGTGAGCAAAAGTGTTGTTCGTGTGTTGGCACAAAAGAACAAGAGCAAAAACTCTACGAAGTCATTGAAAAACACAAAGATAAAAAAGGTGCATTGATTCCTGTCCTTCATGAGGCTCAGGAAATATATGGTTACTTGCCTTTGGAAGTTCAGAAGATTATCTCAAAAGGATTAAATGTTCCCCTGACAGAAATTTATGGTGTAGTTACTTTCTATACGCAGTTTTCTTTAAACCCAAAAGGAAAGTACAAGATCGGTGTATGTCTTGGAACAGCATGTTATGTTAAAGGTGCCGGACCAATCATTGATAAGATTAAAGAGAAGCTCGGAATTGATGTTGGTGAATGTACAGAAGATGGTAAGTTCTCATTAGATGCTACCCGCTGTATTGGAGCATGTGGATTGGCACCGGTGTTAACCATTAATGATGATGTATATGGCAGATTATCGGTAGATGATATAGAAGGAATATTGGAAAAGTATTGA
- a CDS encoding carbohydrate kinase family protein yields the protein MFDVTCLGILVADAIAKTVDTLPEEGKLQLVDQLELHTGGCATNTAIDLAKIGIKTAVIGKVGNDGFGNYIASELKKFNINVEGLKIEDGLNTSASVVIVSSKGERSFIHCLGSNAQFVEEDIDFSIIEKSKILFIAGALLLPKFDGEPTARVLKKAQAKDIYTVLDTAWDTTGRWMSAIGPCLPHLDLFIPSIEEAEMISGKKDVEEMADVFLSKGVKLAVIKLGKNGCFIKSKDGEKYTIPTYTDIKPVDTTGAGDSFVAGFLTGIVKGWNLYKCGKFANAVGTHCVMKVGASNGIKCLEEILDFMDKYGK from the coding sequence ATGTTTGATGTAACCTGCTTAGGAATTCTTGTTGCGGATGCTATAGCAAAGACAGTTGATACTTTGCCGGAAGAAGGGAAATTACAGCTTGTTGATCAGCTGGAACTTCATACAGGAGGTTGTGCCACCAATACAGCGATAGACCTGGCTAAAATAGGAATAAAAACGGCTGTTATTGGTAAAGTAGGAAATGATGGTTTTGGCAATTATATTGCAAGCGAGCTGAAAAAATTTAATATAAATGTTGAGGGACTGAAAATAGAGGATGGATTAAATACTTCCGCTTCTGTCGTTATTGTCAGCAGCAAAGGGGAGAGGTCCTTTATTCATTGTCTTGGTTCTAATGCCCAGTTTGTTGAAGAAGATATAGATTTTTCTATAATAGAGAAATCCAAAATTTTATTTATAGCCGGAGCATTGTTATTGCCTAAATTTGACGGAGAGCCTACAGCCAGGGTTTTGAAAAAGGCTCAGGCAAAAGATATTTATACCGTGCTGGACACTGCTTGGGATACTACCGGAAGGTGGATGAGTGCAATAGGCCCATGTCTACCGCATTTAGATCTTTTTATCCCAAGTATAGAAGAAGCTGAAATGATAAGTGGAAAGAAAGATGTTGAAGAAATGGCTGATGTATTTCTTTCTAAAGGTGTAAAACTGGCAGTTATTAAACTTGGTAAGAATGGATGCTTCATCAAGAGCAAGGATGGAGAAAAATACACTATTCCTACCTATACTGATATTAAACCTGTAGATACCACCGGAGCGGGAGATTCATTTGTTGCAGGTTTTCTAACCGGTATTGTGAAAGGGTGGAATTTATATAAGTGCGGGAAGTTTGCAAATGCTGTTGGTACTCACTGTGTAATGAAGGTTGGAGCTTCCAATGGTATTAAATGTTTAGAGGAAATACTGGATTTTATGGATAAATATGGAAAATAA
- a CDS encoding DeoR/GlpR family DNA-binding transcription regulator — protein sequence MSNQRREFVLSLIKEKGEIRLSELKELFPTVSEMTLRRDLDYLEEAGLVCRTHGGAKILETPEKDEFEFSERIVTNIESKTLIAHHALKLLEPNRSIYLDAGSTLMAFAKLIPDINLYAITNAPNIGLEIMKRTNTEVIFLGGSLNKAAISVTGPFALNSLESLNIDIAFIATGGFSLENGFTNPYINECELKKKVIKIARKVIVMLDHSKINRNLPFTFAKLEDIDVLVTDKPLPQNILDEAKQKGIEVIY from the coding sequence ATGTCTAATCAACGCAGAGAATTCGTATTGTCCTTAATTAAAGAAAAGGGTGAGATTCGCTTAAGCGAGCTGAAAGAATTGTTCCCTACAGTTTCAGAGATGACCCTCAGAAGAGATTTGGATTATCTTGAAGAAGCTGGTTTGGTATGTAGAACACATGGTGGAGCAAAGATACTTGAGACCCCTGAAAAAGATGAATTTGAATTTTCTGAAAGAATTGTTACCAATATTGAATCTAAAACATTAATAGCCCATCATGCTCTAAAACTGTTAGAACCGAACCGCTCTATATACCTGGATGCTGGCAGTACCTTGATGGCATTTGCAAAACTAATACCTGACATAAATCTTTATGCTATTACCAATGCCCCCAACATTGGTCTTGAAATTATGAAAAGAACAAATACCGAGGTAATCTTTTTAGGAGGAAGTTTGAATAAAGCTGCAATCTCAGTTACCGGACCTTTTGCTTTAAACTCCCTGGAAAGTTTAAATATTGATATTGCATTTATTGCAACAGGCGGCTTTTCCTTGGAAAATGGTTTTACCAACCCATATATTAACGAATGTGAATTGAAAAAAAAAGTGATCAAAATTGCTAGAAAAGTTATTGTAATGCTGGATCATTCCAAAATTAATCGAAATCTGCCTTTTACATTTGCAAAGTTAGAAGATATAGATGTACTGGTTACTGATAAGCCTCTGCCCCAAAATATACTTGATGAGGCAAAGCAGAAAGGTATAGAAGTAATATATTAA
- a CDS encoding (2Fe-2S) ferredoxin domain-containing protein, which produces MKSLAELEEIRKRTLDKVNLRKEREDGIRVVVGMATCGIAAGARPVLNAFMEEVARRSLQNVTVTQTGCIGVCRLEPVVEVYVPGQEKVTYVKMTPEKAAQIVNEHIVNGKPCIQYTIGAADK; this is translated from the coding sequence ATGAAAAGTTTAGCTGAATTGGAAGAAATCAGAAAGAGGACGCTGGATAAGGTTAACTTGAGAAAAGAGCGTGAAGATGGCATCAGAGTAGTTGTTGGCATGGCTACTTGTGGTATTGCAGCAGGAGCTAGACCGGTATTAAATGCTTTTATGGAAGAAGTAGCAAGGAGAAGTCTTCAAAATGTTACTGTAACACAGACGGGCTGTATTGGCGTATGCAGGTTGGAACCGGTTGTAGAAGTGTACGTGCCAGGACAGGAGAAGGTAACCTATGTAAAAATGACGCCTGAAAAAGCAGCTCAAATTGTAAATGAACATATTGTTAACGGCAAGCCGTGTATACAATATACTATCGGTGCAGCGGACAAATAA